The following proteins are co-located in the Sphingomonas panacis genome:
- a CDS encoding GNAT family N-acetyltransferase has protein sequence MRHQKVEAGFGAGYQTMSFSGRVKRLCADPNGTVPSVRAASKAEALAALAVARTHLDGLVDDAVVEAVLARNHDIFQLIEGEGIPEQHTAFLAYLPLTHAGASSLVEGRFQGSNPDIRLLCTPGDVPAAIYVWLIFTPAVIAPALRALEPLLARLSPEGCPLFTRAVTRQTRKLFPAMGFIDASGAYGSAPDDLLVLPPVSGLPPFEARADDVLAGPATPILSVRIARTLEDMMKAFSVRAATYMNEQECPYIEEFDGNDFCATHFLGEIDGEPAGCLRVRYFADFVKFERLAVRHEFRNSRLAFRLVREAIEHCRRKGYRRAYGHSRRDLMRFWGIFGFRPVSERPAFSFSDMEYVELEASFEPSNRRIAIGDDPYVLIRPEGDWDRPGPLDVSILRSQQRRARITANVRTVRTQATPA, from the coding sequence ATGCGTCATCAGAAGGTCGAAGCCGGGTTCGGTGCCGGATACCAGACAATGTCGTTTTCGGGGCGCGTCAAGCGGCTGTGTGCAGATCCCAACGGAACCGTCCCCAGCGTCCGCGCGGCCAGCAAGGCGGAAGCTCTCGCCGCGCTGGCGGTGGCCCGAACGCATCTCGATGGTCTGGTCGACGACGCCGTGGTCGAGGCGGTGCTGGCCCGCAATCACGACATCTTTCAGCTGATCGAGGGAGAAGGAATTCCCGAGCAGCACACAGCCTTCCTCGCCTATCTCCCACTCACCCATGCAGGCGCCAGCTCTCTTGTCGAGGGGCGCTTTCAAGGGAGTAATCCCGATATTCGCCTGCTGTGCACGCCTGGCGATGTGCCGGCCGCCATCTATGTCTGGCTGATATTCACGCCGGCGGTCATCGCTCCCGCCCTGCGTGCGCTTGAGCCGCTTCTTGCACGTTTGTCGCCGGAAGGCTGTCCGCTGTTCACGCGCGCGGTAACGAGACAGACCCGCAAACTTTTTCCCGCGATGGGGTTCATAGACGCAAGCGGCGCCTATGGCTCGGCGCCTGACGATCTGCTGGTACTGCCGCCCGTTTCGGGCCTGCCGCCCTTCGAAGCCCGCGCCGATGATGTCCTAGCCGGACCGGCCACACCAATTCTCTCCGTGAGGATCGCGCGGACGCTCGAGGACATGATGAAGGCCTTCTCGGTTCGTGCCGCGACCTACATGAATGAACAGGAATGCCCCTATATCGAGGAGTTCGACGGCAACGACTTCTGCGCCACGCATTTCCTCGGCGAGATAGATGGCGAACCGGCCGGCTGTCTCAGGGTGCGCTATTTTGCCGATTTCGTGAAGTTCGAACGTCTGGCGGTTCGTCATGAGTTTCGAAATTCCAGGCTTGCCTTTCGCCTCGTCCGCGAAGCCATCGAGCATTGCCGGCGCAAGGGCTATCGGCGGGCCTACGGCCACTCGCGGCGTGATCTCATGCGCTTCTGGGGGATCTTTGGGTTTCGGCCCGTTTCGGAACGTCCGGCCTTTTCCTTCTCCGACATGGAATATGTCGAATTGGAGGCCAGCTTCGAGCCGTCCAATCGCCGCATAGCGATCGGGGACGACCCCTACGTCCTGATCCGCCCCGAAGGGGACTGGGACCGGCCGGGTCCGCTCGACGTGTCCATCCTGCGCTCCCAGCAGCGGCGGGCCAGGATCACGGCCAATGTCCGCACCGTCCGGACGCAAGCCACCCCCGCATAG